The genomic segment GGGTAGCACCCCGTATAGCCCCGACGTAACTATGACGGCACCCCAAACAGGAAGGTAACCATGCCCGATGCTCGCCGTTTTCATCCCCGCGCCCGCCGTTTGCTACCGATATGGCAACAGGCTCAGCGTGCAGAACAGCAGGCGCTGGCAGCCTGGGGACGGTTGCAGCAACAGCAGCTACAGGAGTTGCAGCAACAGCAACAGCTCGAAGGCTACGCGGGTGATTACCGGCAGCAGCTTGCGGCTCCCGGTTCAGCCGCACTCTCCGGTGCCAATGTGCAGAATCTGCTTGGCTTCCTGAGTCAGGTGGAGCAAGCGGCCAATCGGCAGGCCGAACAGCTGGCGCAGCTGGATGTCAGAATCTGCCGCGCACGTGATTTTTATCTGGGCTTAAAAGCGAAGTCAGATGGCTTGGCCCGGTTGATGGACAAGCTGGATCAGGAGTTCCACAACCAGGCAGTCCAGGCAGAACAGCGTCAAGCCGATGAATGGAGTACGCGCCAGGCATGTCAGCCAGTACGCCGTTAGGGCTTGCTTGCAATAGCCGGGAGTACTGATCGTCATCTGTCACTTCCAGACCCAGACCCAGACCCAGACCCAGACCCAGACCCAGACCCAGACCCAGACAAAACAGCAGCCAATGCTGAATCATCAAAAAAAAACCTCCAGTTTCTAGCGGCTCGCTGTGAGCCGTCTAATCTTAGCATCAGGTTATCTACTTTAAGGATGCAGCATGAGCCAGTCAGTCACCATTGAATGTGGTGCCAGACTCAGCATTGAGCGAGTCGAGGCGTTGCACCAGGAAATGGAAATTGCGGTGCGAGATGCCTGCGATATCCAGCTTCATGCCGCTGATGTGCAGTATTGCGACAGCGCTGGCCTGCAGTTACTGGTGGCGTTGTTGGATGTCGTATCCGGCTCTGGCCATTACGTTTGTTGGGCCAGTGTTTCCCCGGTCATCATCGATACCTGCGCAATTTTGGGCTTGAGCCAAGCCTTGCAGCTGGAAAACGAGATGTCCGGGGCCTGAA from the Candidatus Thalassolituus haligoni genome contains:
- a CDS encoding lipid asymmetry maintenance protein MlaB yields the protein MSQSVTIECGARLSIERVEALHQEMEIAVRDACDIQLHAADVQYCDSAGLQLLVALLDVVSGSGHYVCWASVSPVIIDTCAILGLSQALQLENEMSGA
- a CDS encoding flagellar FliJ family protein, giving the protein MPDARRFHPRARRLLPIWQQAQRAEQQALAAWGRLQQQQLQELQQQQQLEGYAGDYRQQLAAPGSAALSGANVQNLLGFLSQVEQAANRQAEQLAQLDVRICRARDFYLGLKAKSDGLARLMDKLDQEFHNQAVQAEQRQADEWSTRQACQPVRR